AATTACATCAGTTTTCAACTCAAAGGTGGAGCGGCAGACTTTCAGAGACGGTTGCGGCGCGCTCTCTTTGTGGGAAGCATTCTCGAGGAGTTCGGCTTCCGCGCCGAAGTGAAAGAAGACGGGGTGTTTGCGCGGCTCGAAGGATATGATGAAGAATATATGAAGGAAAAGTTGAAAATTCTTGGGTATATGATCATGCATACACGGCAGTTGGATATGGTTATGTCCAATGACGCCTCCTACTATCATCACAGGACGAAAATAATGAACGATCTCCACAATGTGGTCATCCCCGGTCCCTCGCAAAAGCGGGACGGTAGCGCAAACGCCCGTTAAGCCGAAGCATACAGATCTTCAAATTTTTCCTCCTGTACCCTTTCCCTTGTTTAGCAATCCTGTACTCACTTCGAATCAATTCCTGAACCCTTGGATGGACGGAAGGGAGACGACCATGGGCATTCATAATCTCGACAAGATCTTTCATCCCGAGGCAGTTGCCGTTGTTGGAGCCAGCCCCAGAATCGGAACAGTTGGTTATGCCTTCGTGGACAATCTGCTGAAAGGAGGTTTCAAGGGGAAGATTTTTCCGGTCAATCCTCATCACGTGGAAATATTGGGACTGAAAGCGTATCCCTCCCTCGCGGACATTCATCAACCGGTGGATCTTGCCATCGTTAGCACTCCCATCCATACAGCTCCGGCCATTATTCAGGAGTGCGCCGACGTGAACATCATGGGGGCCATAATTGTCTCCGCGGGCGGCAAAGAAGCGGGGGCGGAGGGGCGGGAAATTGAATCCAGGATCAAGACCGTGGCCGACAAGGCAGGGATCCGCATTGTGGGACCCAATTGTCTGGGAGTGGTGAGCGCCGAAAGCAAACTCAATGCCACTTTCGCCAGCCATATGCCTCTGCCCGGCAAGCTCGCTTTCATTTCTCAAAGCGGGGCCATCTGCACCGCCATTCTGGATCTTTCCCTGAAAGAGAAGAACGGCTTCAGCTATTTCGTGAGCATCGGAAGCATGCTGGACGTGGATTTTGGGGACTTGGTCAATTACCTGGGCAATGACAACAACGTGAGCAGTATCGTTTTGTATATAGAAAGCCTGACCCATTTTCGAAAATTCATGAGTGCGGCTCGAGCGGTTTCCAGGATCAAACCCATTGTGGTGCTCAAAGCGGGGAGATCTGCCGCCGGGGCACGTGCCGCCGCCTCTCACACGGGAGCGCTGGCCGGATCGGACGCCGTCTATGACGCTGCCTTTGTTCGTGCGGGGATCGTTCGCGTGAACAACATCGAGGAACTGTTCGACTGTGCCGAACTGATGGCCAAACAACCTCGCCCCCAAGGTTCCGGCATGGCCATCATCACCAATGCCGGCGGGCCGGGAGTGATGGCTGCCGACGCTCTTGCCTCGTACGGCATGGAACCAGTGACCTTGTCGTCCGATACCATGCAAAAATTGAACAGCATCCTTCCTCCATATTGGAGCCGGGGAAATCCCATTGATATTCTTGGAGATGCTTCTCCCGACAGGTATCGTAAAGTGCTGGAAGTCTGTATTGCTTCTCCTGAAATTCGGACCCTCCTGATCATCATGACTCCACAGTCCATGAGTGACCCGACAGGAGTTGCGGAATCCCTGAGTGAACTTTTAAGAGGAAAAGGGCTTTCCGTCTTCACGGTATGGATGGGGGGACTGGATATGGAAAAAGGACGGAGCATCTTCAATGCAGCGGGTATCCCCACCTATGATACGCCGGAGCGGGCCATAAGAGCCTTTCAATACATGTGTGCCTACGCGCGGAATATGGAAATGCTGCAACAGATTCCCCAAAAACTTCCTGAAGAACCCGAGTTCGATCAGACATCAGCGCGGACCATCATTACTGAAGCTCTCGAGCAAGATCACCATCTCCTTACGGAGGTGGAATCCAAGGCGCTTCTGTCGGCTTACGGCATCCCGGTGAATCCGACGAAAGTTGCGATATCGGCTGAAGAAGCCGTGAGGATTGCGCGTGAAATGGGGTATCCTGTCGTGATGAAGATCCATTCCCGTGATATTACCCACAAGTCGGATGCCAAGGGAGTCCAGCTCAATCTCAAATACGATGAGGATATACGGGAGGCATATGCCGCCATCATGACCCATGCGGCGGAATATAACCCGCAGGCCGAGCTCCTCGGAGTGACTGTGCAAACCATGCTTCAGCGGCAGGACTATGAGTTGATCCTGGGGAGTAAGAAAGATGCGGATTTCGGGCCCGTCATTCTCTTTGGAATGGGCGGAATCATGACGGAAGTCCTCAAGGACCAGGCAATCGCCCTCCCTCCCTTGAATCGACTGCTGGCCCGAAGGCTCATGGAAAGCACACGAGTCTACAACCTGCTCAAGGGATACAGAAATCGACCGCCTGCCAATCTGGATCTGCTCGATGAAATCCTTGTGCGGCTCTCTCAACTCGTGATCGATTTTCCGGAAATCACCGAACTCGATATCAATCCTCTCCTTATCACGGAAAACGGCGCCTGTGCGGTAGATGCCCGGGTTTGCGTGGAGCCCTCTTCGGTGCCGTCTCCCATGCATCTCGTTATCAGTCCCTATCCCAGTCAATATGAGACAAGTACTGTACTGAAAAATGGAGAAACCATCCTGATCCGTCCCATCAAGCCGGAAGATGCTCCACTGCTTATGGATCTTTTCAATAGTCTCTCTTCGAAAACCATCTATTTTCGGTTTTTCAGGCCCCTTAAATCCCTCGCCAGGGAAATGCTGGTCAGGTTCACTCAAATCGACTATGACCGGGACATCGTTTTTGTGGCCTTGCATCGCAGGGACGGTGATGAACGGATTCTCGGGGTAGTCCGTCTCATGGGTGACCCGGATGTCACCAAAGCTGAATTTGCTGTTGTGGTGAGCGATTCCTGGCAGGGGAAGGGGGTAGGAGCTGCACTGCTCCAGCAAAGCATATCCGTGGCCAAGGAACATGGTCTGAAGTTTATCTGGGGTCACGTTCTGCCTGAAAACACAAACATGCTTGCACTCGGTCGTAAACTGGGCTTTATTGTGAAAAGAATTCCCGGAAGTTCCAACTATGAGCTCAGAATAGACCTATCTAAAACGTGAGCAATGGAAAGATATGAGATGGAAAGGGTTGCTTGGTGATATCGTTTTATAAAAAATCACATTCAACCCCAGGATGATGGATGGGAATTGTCGTTGCAAGAGAGGGAAGAAAGCCGGCAGTGAATATCCTTTGTGGAGGATGCTATGGCGAACTCAAAGCGAAAAAGAATATTGGTGGCAGTGGATGAATCACAACAGGCGTTGGATGCGGTTCGTTATGTGAGTCGAACGGTGTCACCCGAAGAGACCGAGGTGGTTTTATTTCATGTGGTAACCAGGGTTCCTGAATCTTTTTGGGATACGGAAAAAGAACCTGGCTATCAGTACCGCATTATCAGCATCACCGAGTGGGAAAAACAGCAGGAGCAGTTGATCAAAGAGTTTATGGAGAATGCAAACAACATCCTTCTGGATGCGGGTTTTCCGCAAGAAGCGGTGGTTGTGAACATTCACGACAGACAGGCTGGCATTGCAAGGGATATTCTCACAGAATCCCTCAACAATTATAACGCCGTCGTTGTAGGGCGCAGAGGGGTAAGTGAGCTGAAGGATTTGGTTTTGGGCAGTATCGCCACCAAGCTCGTGGAAAAAATCGCTCATGTTCCCCTATGGGTAGTGGGTGGAAGACCCGGGTGCGACAAAATCCTTCTATGTATGGATAACTCTGAGGGTGCCATGCGAGCTGTGGATTATGTGGCGGAAATCATGGATGGTCGTCCGAATCTGGAGGTGACCCTTTTCCATGCCATGCGGGGCTTAAATGTTTTCCAGGAGGTTTTTGGAAAATCCTTTGGATCGGAAAAAGAGAAAGAGTGGCGTGCCGAGATGGAGAGGGAACTGGAAGAGGCGGAAAAAGCTCTGAAATCTGTTTTTGAAGAAGCCGGCAACCGGCTGCAGAAGGCAGGCCTGGATGCTTCCAGAATCCGTCAAATGATCGTGAAAGGGGTAACCAGCCGTGCCGGAGCCATTTTGGAGGAAGCGAAACGTGGAGAAATCGGCACAATAGTTATTGGCAGAAGAGGACTATCCAAGGTAAAAGAATTCTTCATGGGGCGCGTGAGCAATAAGGTAATACAGATGGCGCGGGAAAAAACTGTTTGGATTGTCAGTTGACCAGCAAATGTTCCGGGTGGGGAGAGATCTACTGGATTTTGGGAGGGGACGGCATATGAAGAAACTGGAAAGGCTTTTGAATCGAATTATAGACCGCGTGAATGTAAATTTGCGAGAACCCGCTTTCGATGTAGGGCCTTACGTTCGCGGGTTGATACCCTGGGAGAAATTTGTCCGGTTTTACGCGTTTTACGGCCTAACCCTTGAGCATCCCCTCCATTTCCATTTTCATCATTCCAGTCTGGCCGGCAGTTATTTTCTGGGAAAGTGCATTGTCGACAATGCAGTTCTTTATAAAAGCGATATCCGTGGAGACGAACTTAAAAGCCGTGGAGATGTGTTTCGTTACCGGGGACTTGATATTCCACTCCACGATGACGAAGTGATTCGGATCAAGGACAGTTTCCTGGTAAAAAACCTGGTTCATAACAACTCTCATGATCCGGAGAGTCCCGAGGAATTTCTAATCCAGAATACGGTGGCTTTGCAGTATGCCAATATTCATGGGTCCCCTGTTGAAGGAAGCTTTTTGGGTCCCTTCGCCACTGTGGATCTTACTACGGTACATGACTGTGTTATTGGAAAATATGCTTACGTCCAAACGGGTGAGGTGACTCACCGTTATGTGGAAGACGGGCAGATCTGGATTCATGCGGATAATGCTTTCAATTTCAACTTTCATTTTCATCCCGACGACCTGAACCGTTACGTCCATCTGGTGCCTGGGGAAGTTCCCACGGGCATATTCATGGATTTTCTGGAGGAACGTAAAAGGGATTTCATCAGTGCTTTTGAGTCGGTGGAGTTGAAACCCAACATTGTTGTACCCGAGGGAGCTTCGGTCAGCCGCTATGCCGTGATCAAGGGAAATACCTCCATCGGTGAAAATGTTCTGGTGGCTCAGAGGGCCTATCTGGAAAACGCCTGTTTAGGCAAGGGTTCGAATGCTCAGGAAAATTGCTACATCATCAATTCCCGCCTCGAAGGTTTCAATATCACGGCGCACGGAGGCAAGGTCATCCATGCCAGGTTGGGCAAAAAGGTGTTCGTGGGTTTCAATGCCTTTCTTCAGGGCAAACCCGATTGTTCCCTCTCCATAGGGGAAGGAAGCATCGTCATGCCCCACACCATCATTGACCTGAAGGAGAGCCTGGATATTCCTCCAGGCCAACTCGTTTGGGGTTACATCACGAACAAGAAAGACTTGAGCCGTCACAGTATTTCCCTGGAAGAGTTGTCGCGTTCGGAAGGTGAGATAGTCATCGGAGCCATGATTTTTCAAGGAAACGGAGGTGATTTTGTGAACGCCTTCCAGAAGCGCATTGAACATATTCTTGAGGCAAACGGGGCCTACTATGCCAAGGCGACAGGTAACCGTGGGCATGCTCAGTATGTTCAAAGTATTTCTTTCAACATCATACAGCCTTATCTCGAGGGAGATCTGGGGGGGATGTACCCGACCATCGATATCTGTCCCTGATAGAACGAAAAAAAATGGATAACCGTTCACCGCTGGGGGTGAACGGTTATCCAAAATGCATTCTATTTTTGTATCAGGGATCGCAGTATCCTCAGGTTTTCCTTATCCTCCTTCATATTTTTTCCCTTGGGCGTTTCGAGAACCATCGGATGCCCTTTAAATCGGGGATCGTTCAAAAGCAGTCTGAAACCTTCCAGTCCCACTTCACCCTTGCCGATGTGTTCGTGCCGGTCCACATTGGATCCCAGTCCCTTTTTGCTGTCATTCAAATGGAAAAATTTCAGATGCTCAAGTCCGATGGTCTTATCAAAAAGAGAAAAGGTTTTCTGAAAAGATTCAGGAATTCGAATATCGTAACCAGCAGCAAAAGTATGGCAGGTATCATAACAGACTCCCAAATGAGCCTTGAACCGTGAAATGTGCAGGATGGTTGCAATTTCCTCAAAGGTAGAGCCCAAATTGGTTCCCTGTCCGGCAGTAGTTTCTATGAGTATCATGACGTCGGAGACATCCGAAAGGGCGATAGCCCGATCGAGGTTCCGGACGAATCGTTTGAGGCCTTCTTCCACTCCTTGTCCCACATGGGAACCCGGATGCATGATGAGATGCTGAATGCCGAGCAGGGAGGCTCGTTGCAGTTCGTCAACGAAGGCGTTTATCGACTTTTCAAGTTTTTCGGGTTCTGCAGATGCGAGATTGATAAGGTACGTGTCATGAGCGGCTATGGGCATAAATCCCGATTCCTTATGGCGATCTCTAAAGAGTTCGACAGCTTCTGGCTCAATGGGGAGGGCGTGCCACTGTCTTTCATTTTTAGTGAATATCTGAAGCGCCTCTCCCCCTACTTCCTTGATTCGGTCGAAAGCCAAGTGTAACCCGCCTGCGATGGACATATGAGCACCCAGCAGTGGCATGTAATTCCTTCCTCTTTGATAGATACAAAAATCTTGCACTCTTTTCGAAATCCGTTTTCTTGGCAAATACCAGTGGCTATGCTATAGGAATGCCTGACTGTTTACCCTCATTTGTGGACCCGCAGATTATGCAGATTCTGCAAAAAAGAGAAAAGATCCGTTTGTTGAACTTTTTCCATTTTCTGCGTGTTCTCCGTCCTCTGTAGTCAATGATTATATCCATCTATTTGGAGGGGACTTTATAAGTATGCGCATTTCAAAGCATTTGTCGCCATCCATTTATCCCATCCTCGGTTTTCTATCCCTCATTTTGCTGGGAACTGTCGTGCTCGAAGCAATTCCTTTACGGCGCGGCAGCCATCTTCCCTTGATCGATTCCCTCTTCATGGTGACCTCGGCCGTATGTGTAACAGGCCTTTCCGTCATAGATATCGGAAAGGAATTCACCGTGTGGGGACAGGTCACCATCATGCTCCTCATTCAAATGGGGGGGCTCGGAATCATGACCTTTTCAACCGTGCTCCTTCTGGTGCTTGGCAGATCCATTTCCTTTCGTTCGCGATTTGTCGTGCAGGATATTTTTACCCACAGCCCTCAAGCGGATCTATACGTTCTCCTGAGGAGGGTCATCCTGTTTACCTTCTCTTTTGAAGCTGCCGGTTCCTTTCTGCTGTTTTCCCGCTTTCATCAACAGTTTGACTCTCTTAAAGCATGGTACTATGCTGTTTTTCATTCCATCAGTGCATTCTGCAATGCGGGATTCAGCCTTTTTCCCGATTCCTTCATGGGCTACAGGGATGATGCTCTGGTGAATTTGACCATCATGGCATTGATCGTTTTCGGGGGGATAGGATTCATGGTCATGCACGAACTGGTCCGTGCCGCTGAGCAGGGAAAATCGAGACGGCAATACTGGATCCGACTTTCCCTTCACACCAAGATGGTACTATGCATGACCGCCACTTTGCTGGTCGGAGGTACGATTTTCTTTCTGGTGAGCGAATGGTCGACCACTTTGAAGGAACTTCCATTTTCAACAAAACTCCTGGCCTCCTTCTTCCAGTCGGTCACGCCGCGCACCGCCGGCTTCAATACGTTGGACTATGCATCCATGATCAACATCACCTTGCTCGGCACGGTGATGTTGATGTTTATCGGTGCTTCTCCCGGTTCGACGGGAGGTGGAATCAAGACCAGCACCCTGGGGGTCTTGTTGGCTCTCAGTCGCGCTAGGCTGAAAGGGTCCGCGGATCATGTCCATGCATTCAAGCGATCCATTGTACCTACCACCGTCAACCGTGCCTTCGGTATATTTGTCATCTCTGTCGCCATCGTTCTCATCGGTACGGCATGCATGCTGATTTCACAAGTAGGAAGCATACCGCATAAGGAGAGTTCCGGCCAATTCATGGAACTTTTTTTTGAAACGACTTCAGCGTTTGGAACTGTCGGATTGAGTCTGGGGATTACCCCTGGCCTGACGGGATGGAGTAAATTCATTTTGGTGCTCATGATGTTTACGGGACGTTTGGGGCCTCTCGTCATTGCCATGGCCATTCAGGCGGAGGAGAGCAAGGGGAGATTTTACTACGCGCAAGAACCCATCATGATCGGTTGAGGTTGTGAAATGCGCCAGATCGCCATCATCGGACTCGGCAATTTTGGATATTACCTGGGGCGCGAGCTTTACAGCAAAGGATATGACGTCATAGGTCTCGATAGCCAACAGGAAGCGGTTCAAAAGGCCAAGAACGAAATCAGCGAAGCTGTTTTAGCGGATGGGACAGATAGGGATACACTGCTGGCCTTGGGCATTCCCCAGGTGGACCTGGCGGTAGTCACCATCGGGACCAATATGCTCGCCAGCATCATGACGACCTTTCACCTGAAGGAAATGGGGGTCAAGCGTGTCTATGCCAAAGCCCTCAGCGAGGAGCACGGACAGGTGCTCATGCGCATGGGGGCCGACGAGATTCTGTTTCCGGAAAAGGATCTCGCCTGTTCTTTAGCACGCAGAATAGAAAACCCCAATCTCCTGGAATACCTGCCTTCCATCCAGGACTATGGAATCTTCGAAGTGAGCAATCCGAAAGGGCTCATGGGAAAATCCCTGCGGGACCTCGATATGATCAATAGGTACGGGATTCAGGTCATTGCCATCCGTGAGGGGGAGGACAAGCGCCTGGCTTTCATTCCGAAAGCGGACTATGTTATCAAAGCAAACGACGTGATGATTCTGCTGGGTTCCAACCAATCCATGGATGAATTTTTGGAGGAAATAGAATACGAACAAAAATGATGAAATCGCATCAATTTTGAGCTTCTTTTCATATAGATAAAAAGGAGATACTTTTTATGATTGAACGTTATACCCGCCCTGAGATGGGGCGAATTTGGACTATCGAAAACAAATATCGAAAGTGGCTGGATGTGGAAATTGCGGTTTGCGAAGCCCTTTCAGAGGCGGGAAACATTCCGGCTGACGATCTGAAAGACATTAAGGAAAAAGCGGCTTTTGATGTCAAGAGGATCGAGGAAATCGAACAGGAAACTCATCACGACGTGATTGCATTTCTGACGAACGTGGCAGAACATGTAGGGCCGGCTTCCAGGCATATTCACGAGGGACTGACCTCCTCTGATGTCCTCGATACGTCCATGGCTTTGCTTTTGAAGGAAGCTGCGGATCTTCTCCTGGAAGATATGGACAGACTCTTGGCCGTTCTCAAAAGAAGGGCTTATGAATGGAAAGATACCGTGATGATTGGGCGGTCTCATGGCATTCACGCCGAGCCCATCACTTTCGGACTCAAGTTTGCTCTCTGGTATTCTGAAATGGTGCGGAATCGTGAGCGCATGGAGCATGCCAGGGAATCGATTCGAGTGGGTAAAATTTCCGGAGCTGTGGGAACTTATGCCAATATTGATCCAGCCATCGAAAAGAAGGTCTGTCATGCATTGGGATTGAAACCTGCCCCCATCAGTACGCAAATCATACAGCGTGACCGTTATGCAGAATTTTTTTCCACCCTGGCGATCATCGGTTGCTCCATTGAAAAGATAGCTGTTGAAATCCGTCACCTGCAGCGCACGGAAGTTCGTGAAGTTGAAGAATTCTTTGCTGCAGGTCAAAAGGGTTCTTCCGCCATGCCCCACAAACGCAATCCCATCGCTTCCGAAAACTTGGCCGGTCTTGCCCGCGTCCTTCGCGGAAACGCTCTGGCGGCCATGGAAAATGTGGCTCTCTGGCATGAACGGGATATCAGCCATTCGTCAGTTGAACGAATCATCGCCCCCGATTCCACAATTCTTTTGGACTATATGCTGGCACGGCTTACCAGAGTGCTCGATAAGCTGGTAGCGTACCCGGAAAACATGCAAAAAAACCTCGAACTGACCGGGTCGCTCTTCTTTTCTCAACAGGTGATGCTTGCCTTGACCCGTAAAGGACTCACCCGTGAAGATGCGTACAAAATGGTACAAAGAAATGCCATGACCGTTTGGAAGGAAGGCGGCCAATTGAACGATCAATTGAAGAAGGATAGCGACGTCATGCGGTACCTTGGTTCCGAGGAAATCGACGGTATATTCGACCTTCGTTACCATTTGAAACATGTGGACACGATTTTTCAAAAGGTATTTGAAGCGGAGTAGGGGCGGCGCAGAAAAAGGATGTCCACTCATGGCTTATGGGGCGGGCACCATGGGGGGCTTCATTGACTGGAATGATTATTGCCATCCGATTTCGTTTGAGGGTTGATCGCTTACCTGGAAAAGTTTATGCTGTAAAATTCCGATGATGAAGCGAAACGGATGCAGTTGTGTCCGTCTGGAAGAAAATCCCAACCTGTGAGCAATCCCAAATGAGCAGTAAGTCCATCAGCAAGGTCTCTCGACTTCCCGAACTTCTCGCGCCAGCCGGCCATGTGGAAGCTTTTCATGCCGCATTGGAAAGCGGTGCGGATGCCGTCTATCTTGGTCTGAAACAACTGAGTGCGAGAGCCTCTGCCACGAATTTTTCGCTGGAAGAACTTTCTACCCTTGTTCCCTATGCGCACAAACGGAACGTTTCTGTCTATGTAGCTTTGAACAGTGTCATGGCTGCACCGCAGTTTCCTGCCATAATGGATTCCATACAGTCCATGGCGGATATCCATGTGGATGCTCTGATCGTTCAGGATGCTGGAATTTTCTATCTGGTGCGCAAGTTCTTTCCGCATCTCAAGCTCCATGCAAGCACGCTCATGGCCATTCACAACAGCGCTGGAGTTCACCAGTTGGAGAAGATGGGTGCGGAGCGGGTTGTCCTGGCCCGCGAACTGAGTTTGGATGAAATCCGCCAAATCAGTGTCTCAACCCGGGCCGAGCTGGAAATATTCGTCCATGGGGCTCTCTGTTATTCATACTCCGGGCTTTGTCTGGCGAGCAGCTATCGGGGAGGGCACGGGGGATTGCAGGGACGCTGTGTGCAACCCTGCCGTCTGCGTTTCAAGCAGGGACGCAAAGAGGGTTTCTTCCTCTCCTGCAATGACGTGTGTGCTCTCCCCCTCGTTCCGGAACTCAAGAAGTTGAGGATTGCATCCTTTAAAATAGAAGGGCGCATGAAAGGAGCCGACTATATCGGGCAAGTCGTCAAGGCCTATCGTCTTGTTCTGGATGCACCTCCCGAGCGGCAAAAGGACGCTTTGGCAGAAGCCCAGCAGTATCTTCTGCAATCTCCCTCAAGACGCCTGACGACTGGTTTTTTTGACAAGAATTTCAATGCAGAAATCCTCACGCCTCATCGTTCGGGTTCGAGCGGCCTTTGGGTGGGAACCGTAAAAACTGTTCAGGATAATAAAGCGGCTGTTCTGCTGCGCCACGACTTGGAACTAGGAGATCGAGTGCGTCCAGAATCCTCCGAGGGCAAGGAAAAGCGTGCTTTTTCCGTCAGGGAAATCTTTGCTCAGAACGGAAGCCCTTTAAAAAACGCCCGCTCTGGTGAACGTGTCCTTTTGCCCATGCAAAGCGATCTTTTGCCTGGCGAGCGCCTCTTTAAAGTGGGAAGCCGCTCTCAATCCATTCCTGGTCTATGGCAAAAGATTCGAAACGAAATACCGGAAAATGTGCCATTCCATAAGAAATTCAATGAACGTGAGCGCATATTTGAAGATTGGCCGGTGATGCAGTTCAATCCTCGAAGGGCTGAAGAGACGGTCATTCTCAAAATCGGTTCGGTGGGAAACCTTTCCGAAGCCTTTCAATCTCCTGCAGGTTGGGTGATGCTTACAGCCACTCGGGCCAACCTGGAAAAAATGGCCAGGCAGCGCCTCATTCCAGCGCAAAAACAGCGTTTCGTGTGGTCACTCCCTGTCCTCCTCAGCGAGAAAGACATAGAATATTATCGACCTGCGGTTCGTTGGTTTTGCGATAAAGGGTTTAGTTCCTGGGAAATCAATAACTGGGCGCACCTGGATCTGTTCGAAGGCAGGAGAAATCTGAATCTTTTTGCGGGAAGCCGTTTCAACATCAGAAATCTAGCGGCTATGGCGGCATTGGGAGAGGCCGGCTGTCAATGGACGGAGCTTTCCATCGAAATCACACGTGAAGAACTTCAGCTCCTGAGTCACGGACCATTCAGCACTCTTCCCATCGTCACATTGTATTCATGGCCCCCCCTATTCACTTCACGCTTGTCTCCCAAGCTCCAGGAAGACAAGCCGCTTCTCTCACCTCGCAAGGATATTTACAGCTTTCGAAAGAAAGGTCCGCATTCTTTCATCTACGCCGAAAAACCTATGAACTGGTTTGGGCAGATTCCCGTTCTCCAATCCTACGGATTTCGCTATTTCCTGATCGATCTCAGTGAAGGCCCGCACAACCAGGCGAAAGAATTGGAAAGGCTGTTCAGCGGTTTCAAAAGATGCAGGGCCGATGAGCCTTTTTCCCTGTTCAATTTTGAGCGAAAACCCTGAGTGCTGATCTATAAGCCCTAAAAACAAAAACCCGGGGCAATTGAACAACCCGGGTTGCATAGAACTCTCAAGGTTTATCCGCTTCAAAAGCGGCGTGAAAATTCACCAAATTTCAACTCTTCAACTTCGTATTCTCGGTATAACGTTCCTTTTTCCATCGGGTTTTCCAGCTTGCGCATTCACTACAACTCTAGAAGCTGAAAAAGAAGCTAAAACCTGGAAAGACGAAAGGATAGAATGGATATACAGGAGCGTAATAATCAACATATGATCTGTAGTAAGGACGGTAGTATGAACGGTAATAGGGTCGATAGTAGGGTCGATAGTAATAATATCCGTAGGAACGGGATCCAGGATATCGTCCATAATAATGACGTTTGTAGTTGCCATGATAATACCTGGAGCGGTCACCCCCGTAGTACCCATGAGAATGGGGTCTGCTGTAACTGGACTGGTAGGAACGGTTTGGGCTTCGATCCCTGTAAGAACCTCTTTCAGCGAGAGCAGTAGTAGAAGTCGCCACCAGCATCAAAATGGCGAAAACCGACAACACTTTTTTAATTTTGTTGGCCTTCATGGTTGTCACCTCGCGCACAATCTGTTGATTCTAACTCGGTTATGCTGAATCTCGCCAGGGGGTCTTCTCTATCTATCTCCGTTTCAAACCGAAGAATTTCTCTTTCAATACAGATGAAAGAAGAACTCGTAAAACCCTCTCGTACATAACCTTTAATAATTTAATCATTCTCAAAAAAAATTAAAGAGGCTTCTTATCGGACTCCAACCCGTTCAAGAAGTTCAAGAGAGGATGATGATTTTGCCGCGATGTGTTAATGAATGAGGCGGCGATACATTGCCGCGACGGCAAGGGGGAAGCAGATCATGCTGAAGATGGCGAGATAGGCGACATCCCAGAGAAGATCCATTTTCACCATACCCAGGGAGAAATATCGAGTCAGCCGCACCAAATGAGTCAGGGGAAAAATGATGGCCATCTTCTGTGCCCAATAAGGAAGGTTTTCCAGAGGGAAAAAAGTGCCGCTGAAAAGGAACATTGGAGTGATAAACAGGAAAATAGGAAGGTTGTAAGTGTCGATGCTGGGGACGATTCCTGTAAAAAGCATTCCGATGGAGCCAAACGCCAGTCCGCCCAAGAATGCGAGAGGAAGAATCAGGAGACCATATGGGAATTG
This region of Desulforhabdus amnigena genomic DNA includes:
- a CDS encoding bifunctional acetate--CoA ligase family protein/GNAT family N-acetyltransferase, translated to MGIHNLDKIFHPEAVAVVGASPRIGTVGYAFVDNLLKGGFKGKIFPVNPHHVEILGLKAYPSLADIHQPVDLAIVSTPIHTAPAIIQECADVNIMGAIIVSAGGKEAGAEGREIESRIKTVADKAGIRIVGPNCLGVVSAESKLNATFASHMPLPGKLAFISQSGAICTAILDLSLKEKNGFSYFVSIGSMLDVDFGDLVNYLGNDNNVSSIVLYIESLTHFRKFMSAARAVSRIKPIVVLKAGRSAAGARAAASHTGALAGSDAVYDAAFVRAGIVRVNNIEELFDCAELMAKQPRPQGSGMAIITNAGGPGVMAADALASYGMEPVTLSSDTMQKLNSILPPYWSRGNPIDILGDASPDRYRKVLEVCIASPEIRTLLIIMTPQSMSDPTGVAESLSELLRGKGLSVFTVWMGGLDMEKGRSIFNAAGIPTYDTPERAIRAFQYMCAYARNMEMLQQIPQKLPEEPEFDQTSARTIITEALEQDHHLLTEVESKALLSAYGIPVNPTKVAISAEEAVRIAREMGYPVVMKIHSRDITHKSDAKGVQLNLKYDEDIREAYAAIMTHAAEYNPQAELLGVTVQTMLQRQDYELILGSKKDADFGPVILFGMGGIMTEVLKDQAIALPPLNRLLARRLMESTRVYNLLKGYRNRPPANLDLLDEILVRLSQLVIDFPEITELDINPLLITENGACAVDARVCVEPSSVPSPMHLVISPYPSQYETSTVLKNGETILIRPIKPEDAPLLMDLFNSLSSKTIYFRFFRPLKSLAREMLVRFTQIDYDRDIVFVALHRRDGDERILGVVRLMGDPDVTKAEFAVVVSDSWQGKGVGAALLQQSISVAKEHGLKFIWGHVLPENTNMLALGRKLGFIVKRIPGSSNYELRIDLSKT
- a CDS encoding universal stress protein; amino-acid sequence: MANSKRKRILVAVDESQQALDAVRYVSRTVSPEETEVVLFHVVTRVPESFWDTEKEPGYQYRIISITEWEKQQEQLIKEFMENANNILLDAGFPQEAVVVNIHDRQAGIARDILTESLNNYNAVVVGRRGVSELKDLVLGSIATKLVEKIAHVPLWVVGGRPGCDKILLCMDNSEGAMRAVDYVAEIMDGRPNLEVTLFHAMRGLNVFQEVFGKSFGSEKEKEWRAEMERELEEAEKALKSVFEEAGNRLQKAGLDASRIRQMIVKGVTSRAGAILEEAKRGEIGTIVIGRRGLSKVKEFFMGRVSNKVIQMAREKTVWIVS
- a CDS encoding deoxyribonuclease IV, encoding MPLLGAHMSIAGGLHLAFDRIKEVGGEALQIFTKNERQWHALPIEPEAVELFRDRHKESGFMPIAAHDTYLINLASAEPEKLEKSINAFVDELQRASLLGIQHLIMHPGSHVGQGVEEGLKRFVRNLDRAIALSDVSDVMILIETTAGQGTNLGSTFEEIATILHISRFKAHLGVCYDTCHTFAAGYDIRIPESFQKTFSLFDKTIGLEHLKFFHLNDSKKGLGSNVDRHEHIGKGEVGLEGFRLLLNDPRFKGHPMVLETPKGKNMKEDKENLRILRSLIQK
- a CDS encoding TrkH family potassium uptake protein translates to MRISKHLSPSIYPILGFLSLILLGTVVLEAIPLRRGSHLPLIDSLFMVTSAVCVTGLSVIDIGKEFTVWGQVTIMLLIQMGGLGIMTFSTVLLLVLGRSISFRSRFVVQDIFTHSPQADLYVLLRRVILFTFSFEAAGSFLLFSRFHQQFDSLKAWYYAVFHSISAFCNAGFSLFPDSFMGYRDDALVNLTIMALIVFGGIGFMVMHELVRAAEQGKSRRQYWIRLSLHTKMVLCMTATLLVGGTIFFLVSEWSTTLKELPFSTKLLASFFQSVTPRTAGFNTLDYASMINITLLGTVMLMFIGASPGSTGGGIKTSTLGVLLALSRARLKGSADHVHAFKRSIVPTTVNRAFGIFVISVAIVLIGTACMLISQVGSIPHKESSGQFMELFFETTSAFGTVGLSLGITPGLTGWSKFILVLMMFTGRLGPLVIAMAIQAEESKGRFYYAQEPIMIG